DNA sequence from the Bradyrhizobium sp. CIAT3101 genome:
GGCAAGCTCGATCTCGTCTTCGCCAATCTCAACCTCAACGACCTCGTCGAAGCCTGCGTCACCGTGATGCAGCCGCAGGCCAACCGCGAGCGCATCATCATCCGCACCTCGCTCGCGCACGCGCTGCCGCAGGTGACGGCCGACACGCGCACGCTGCGGCAGGTGACGATGAATCTGATCTCGAACTCGATCCGGCTGGCCAGCGCCGGCGGCCAGGTCATCGTCTCGACCGCATTGAACGATCGCGGCGAGGTGTGCTTGCGCATCCGCGACACCGGCCAGGGCCTGAGCGAGCGGGAAGTCGCCGCCGCGATGGAGCCGTTCCGCACGCCGCCGCCGGGCGATGCCGCGGACAATTCCGCGCTGAGCCTGTCGCTGACGAAAGCGCTGGTCGAAGCCAACCGCGCCCAGTTCAACATCAAGAGCGCAGGCAGTTCCGGCACGCTGATCGAAGTGACGTTCGCACCGGTGGTGGCGCGGGCCTGAGGTCGACGCCGCCGCTATTCGACGGATCGGATGCCGCGCGGGTCGCGCCACTGGTTCGAGGCGACGTAGTCGATCTCGCCGCGCGTGGTGCCGATATCCATCAGCTCCCTGTCGCTGAGATTGCACAGGTCGGTGCGCAGCCTCTCGCGGCAGCGCCATTGCAAAAACGCACGCCAATATTGCCTGAAGACATGGGAGACGTACCGCTTTCTCGCGGCGGTCCGTCGCAGCCCAGTTGCACCATAGGTTATGCTCATCACAGCATCTCCCGCGGGTGTTTCTTTTCATTGGATGAATGTGTCAGGCCGCGCGAGAAAATGCTCGACATCCGGTTGACCTGCCGATCGTACCGCGGCTTCGGCGTTGCCCTGTGTGAACGAGTTCACATGGTTTCCGCCGGCCGCTCACATGGCCGTGACGTGGGTTCGCCGAACCATCGGGCCGCAGCGAGAGCAAGCTCATCGGCGTCGGGGGCGCCATCACTGGCCCACGCGACGAAACCATCGGGGCGGACCAACACCGCGCTCAAGCCGAGCCGATTGTTCGGCTCGCCTGCAATATACGCAACCCGATCGCCCCAGCGGCTGGCAAGCACTTGCAGCGGCGCACGCGCGTCGAAATCCAGCAACAGGCCTTTCGCTGGCCTGAGCAGCTCTCCGACCGTCGTGCCGCCCGAGAGCTCGAAATCGGGACTACTGCGGCCGACCAGCGGATGGCTGCCGCCGAGATCGTAGCGCAGCGAGACGCCGCGCACGCGACAGGCGAAATAGGTCGCGCCGTCGCGGGTCGCGACGAGATCGCGGATGATGGCCTGCAGCGCGCGGGCGCTTGGCGTCGGCCGCATGATCGCGACCTGCGCGCGCGACCAGTCGAGAATCTGCGCGCCGATCGCGTGCCGCTCGTGCGAATAGGTATCGAGCAGATCTGCGGGCGCGTGGCCGCCGATCGTCGCGGCCAGCTTCCAGCCGAGGTTCATGGCATCGCCGAGACCGAGATTGAGGCCCTGGCCGCCCAGCGGCGAATGGGTATGCGCGGCGTCGCCTGCGAGCAGCACGCGCCCCTTGCGATAGGTTGCGACCTGCCGGGCGCGGTCCGTCCAGGTCGCGGCCAGGCGGAGCGCGGTGATGGTGACGTCGGTGCAGGAGACGCGGCGCAGGACATCCTGCACATGCTCGGGCGTGATCGGCGCGCTGCGGTGGAACGCGCCGCCGTCGAAATCGACCATCGCGATCGTGCCCGGCTGCGCATAGGTGTACATGCCCGTGGGCGTGTAGTTGCGGCCGGGGTTGAGTTTCTCCGGATCGGCCAGCTCGACGTCGATGGAATAGCCGGTGAATTCGGGGTCGGTGCCGACGAAATCGAATCCGCAGAGTTTGCGCACCGCGCTGCGGCCGCCGTCGCAACCGACCAGCCAGCGACCGCGAAACGTTTCTCCCCCCGCCTGCACGGTCACGTCGTGGTCCGACGCTGCAATGGCGGTGACGCCGAGACCGCATCGGATGTCGGCACCCATGCGTCCGGCGCGCGCAGAGAGCGCGGATTCGAGCGTGTCCATGTCGACGGCGACGTTGGCATCGGCTGGCGTCGGCAGGCGCCAGGGCCACTTCGCGGCGTCGACGTCCTCCTGATAGAACTGGAGACCGGCGAAATGACCGGCGGGCCGGCGCGTCTGCTGCATCCAGTGCGCGGCACTCTTGATCGCACCCGACCTCGCGCGCTGCGCGGCCAGGATATCGTCAAGCAGGCCGCGCCGGTGAAAGGCCTCGGTTGTCGGGATCGAAAGACCGCGCAAGCCGAACGGGAGCTGCTTCAGCGCCGAGTACGGATCCTCTGATTGTTCCAGCACCAGCACCGAGAGACCGCCGAGCCGCAGCTCGCAGGCGAGAAACAGGCCGACCGGTCCGGCACCGGCAATGACGACGTCGTAGATATCGAGGGATTGGGTTCGCATGAGACGCTCCTGTGGTCGATGTTCGACCGGAGCGTTCCCTGAGATGCGAGAATCACACGGACGAACGATTGAGCGCCTGCGTGGCGCCCGATGTTCGTCGCGGGGATCTCGGCACAAGGCCAAAGACCAGAGCTTCCGTTACCAGAAGGACTTGGGCTTACCAGACCAAGTCTGCCTTTTCCGACGGGGCCTCTATAGTTTCGTCGCGATGGATGCGCAACAAAAAAGGCACGGCGCTTTGGGCGCCGTGCCTTTCGTTAATTCAGGCGGTTCAGATCAGCTATAGATCTCGAACAGGCCGGCGCCGCCCTGGCCGCCGCCGATGCACATGGTCACGACGCCCCACTTGGCCTTGCGGCGGGCGCCTTCCTGCAGCAG
Encoded proteins:
- a CDS encoding FAD-dependent oxidoreductase, with translation MRTQSLDIYDVVIAGAGPVGLFLACELRLGGLSVLVLEQSEDPYSALKQLPFGLRGLSIPTTEAFHRRGLLDDILAAQRARSGAIKSAAHWMQQTRRPAGHFAGLQFYQEDVDAAKWPWRLPTPADANVAVDMDTLESALSARAGRMGADIRCGLGVTAIAASDHDVTVQAGGETFRGRWLVGCDGGRSAVRKLCGFDFVGTDPEFTGYSIDVELADPEKLNPGRNYTPTGMYTYAQPGTIAMVDFDGGAFHRSAPITPEHVQDVLRRVSCTDVTITALRLAATWTDRARQVATYRKGRVLLAGDAAHTHSPLGGQGLNLGLGDAMNLGWKLAATIGGHAPADLLDTYSHERHAIGAQILDWSRAQVAIMRPTPSARALQAIIRDLVATRDGATYFACRVRGVSLRYDLGGSHPLVGRSSPDFELSGGTTVGELLRPAKGLLLDFDARAPLQVLASRWGDRVAYIAGEPNNRLGLSAVLVRPDGFVAWASDGAPDADELALAAARWFGEPTSRPCERPAETM
- a CDS encoding DUF1127 domain-containing protein: MSITYGATGLRRTAARKRYVSHVFRQYWRAFLQWRCRERLRTDLCNLSDRELMDIGTTRGEIDYVASNQWRDPRGIRSVE